A window from Cellulomonas sp. C5510 encodes these proteins:
- a CDS encoding NAD(P)-dependent oxidoreductase, which translates to MRILVTGTEGYLGSLLAPTLLGRGDEVTGLDTGYYKNGWLYNGVHETPHTLVKDIRHVTPDDLAGYDAVVHMAELSNDPIGDRIGDVTYDINHHGSVALASAAKRAGVSRFVYMSSCSVYGVADGTVDETSPVDPQTAYARCKALVERDVTALADDDFSPTFLRNATAFGASPRQRFDIVLNNLAGLAWTTHRIAMTSDGTPWRPLVHGLDIAKAIRAVLDAPREAVHAQVLNVGADANNYTVREIAETVGAEFPGCEVSFGEPSADNRSYRVSFAKIREVLPGFDTDWDAAAGAAQLHRVFEQISLDTETFTGRGHTRLAQIEHLLKTGQVDSQLFWTVNP; encoded by the coding sequence GTGCGCATCCTGGTCACCGGCACCGAGGGCTACCTCGGGAGCCTGCTCGCCCCGACGCTGCTGGGCCGCGGGGACGAGGTCACCGGCCTCGACACCGGCTACTACAAGAACGGCTGGCTCTACAACGGGGTCCACGAGACGCCGCACACGCTCGTCAAGGACATCCGGCACGTCACACCCGACGACCTGGCCGGGTACGACGCCGTGGTCCACATGGCCGAGCTGTCGAACGACCCCATCGGGGACCGCATCGGCGACGTCACGTACGACATCAACCACCACGGCTCCGTCGCCCTGGCGTCCGCCGCGAAGCGCGCCGGGGTGTCCCGGTTCGTCTACATGTCGTCGTGCTCCGTGTACGGCGTCGCCGACGGGACCGTCGACGAGACCAGCCCGGTCGACCCGCAGACCGCCTACGCCCGGTGCAAGGCACTCGTCGAGCGGGACGTCACCGCCCTCGCGGACGACGACTTCTCCCCGACGTTCCTGCGCAACGCCACCGCGTTCGGCGCCTCGCCGCGGCAGCGGTTCGACATCGTGCTGAACAACCTCGCCGGCCTGGCGTGGACGACGCACCGCATCGCGATGACGTCCGACGGCACGCCCTGGCGGCCCCTCGTGCACGGCCTCGACATCGCCAAGGCCATCCGCGCGGTGCTCGACGCGCCCCGGGAGGCGGTGCACGCCCAGGTGCTGAACGTCGGCGCGGACGCAAACAACTACACGGTGCGCGAGATCGCCGAGACCGTCGGGGCCGAGTTCCCCGGCTGCGAGGTGTCGTTCGGCGAGCCCAGCGCGGACAACCGGTCCTACCGGGTCTCCTTCGCGAAGATCCGCGAGGTGCTGCCCGGCTTCGACACCGACTGGGACGCCGCCGCCGGCGCCGCGCAGCTCCACCGGGTGTTCGAGCAGATCTCCCTGGACACGGAGACGTTCACCGGGCGCGGGCACACCCGCCTCGCGCAGATCGAGCACCTGCTCAAGACCGGACAGGTCGACTCTCAGCTCTTCTGGACGGTGAACCCGTGA
- a CDS encoding glucose-1-phosphate cytidylyltransferase, with the protein MTAGEPDPADIPVVILCGGMGTRLREASEKLPKPLVDIGGRPILWHIMKTYGEHGFRRFVLALGYKSDLIKQYFLDYRHLTSDFTLHLGADGAGSEPVFHGTAAKEDWEITFVETGLTTATAARIRRVADHLDAPRFALTYGDGIGDVDITAALRHHEQHRLLGTLTGVHPSSRYGEMRVDGDTVVEFNEKPTLADGWVNGGFFLFEREFVDKYLDDDPTVMLESAPLQQLARDRQLSVYEHEGFWMGMDTFRDWTELNGLWDSGRAPWKIWED; encoded by the coding sequence ATGACCGCAGGCGAGCCCGACCCGGCCGACATCCCGGTGGTGATCCTCTGCGGCGGCATGGGGACGCGGCTGCGCGAGGCCAGCGAGAAGCTCCCCAAGCCGCTGGTCGACATCGGCGGCCGCCCGATCCTCTGGCACATCATGAAGACCTACGGCGAGCACGGGTTCCGCCGCTTCGTGCTGGCGCTCGGCTACAAGAGCGACCTGATCAAGCAGTACTTCCTCGACTACCGGCACCTCACGTCGGACTTCACGCTGCACCTCGGCGCGGACGGCGCCGGCTCCGAGCCGGTCTTCCACGGCACCGCCGCGAAGGAGGACTGGGAGATCACGTTCGTGGAGACCGGCCTGACCACCGCGACCGCCGCCCGCATCCGCCGCGTCGCCGACCACCTCGACGCGCCGCGGTTCGCCCTCACGTACGGCGACGGCATCGGGGACGTCGACATCACCGCGGCCCTCCGCCACCACGAGCAGCACCGCCTGCTCGGCACGCTCACGGGCGTCCACCCGTCCAGCCGGTACGGCGAGATGCGCGTCGACGGCGACACCGTGGTCGAGTTCAACGAGAAGCCGACGCTCGCCGACGGCTGGGTCAACGGCGGGTTCTTCCTGTTCGAGCGGGAGTTCGTCGACAAGTACCTCGACGACGACCCGACCGTGATGCTCGAGAGCGCGCCGCTGCAGCAGCTCGCCCGCGACCGGCAGCTCTCCGTGTACGAGCACGAGGGCTTCTGGATGGGCATGGACACGTTCCGCGACTGGACGGAGCTCAACGGGCTGTGGGACAGCGGCCGGGCCCCGTGGAAGATCTGGGAGGACTGA
- a CDS encoding polysaccharide deacetylase family protein, with protein sequence MPTPLVPREQSAPRLHPGRGRVVLRRDMGEFGAPAPRPLPRRAVVELARPVLQPLAALVGVETLDRVVALTFDDGPDPHHTPRLLDVLAARGAHATFFVLSEAAEQHPDLVRRIVAEGHELALHSRDHRRRLAQVPYEESMRVVAESRAVVEQIAGQRIHLFRPPYGSHTVRQRRGWARQGLRVVLWSSSVEDWYHGEQDEMERRAYASLHPGALVLMHDTRADPETASDPSELPRHDRAAVLDALLQRIAADGYRTRTAGELLAEYPPVRAMMRDMMR encoded by the coding sequence ATGCCGACACCCCTCGTCCCCCGCGAGCAGTCCGCCCCGCGGCTGCACCCCGGCCGCGGACGGGTCGTCCTGCGCCGCGACATGGGCGAGTTCGGGGCCCCCGCGCCGCGCCCCCTGCCCCGGCGCGCCGTCGTCGAGCTCGCCCGGCCCGTCCTCCAGCCGCTCGCGGCGCTCGTCGGCGTCGAGACGCTCGACCGGGTGGTCGCGCTGACGTTCGACGACGGCCCCGACCCGCACCACACGCCGCGCCTGCTCGACGTCCTGGCGGCGCGCGGCGCGCACGCGACGTTCTTCGTGCTGAGCGAGGCGGCGGAGCAGCACCCGGACCTCGTGCGGCGCATCGTCGCCGAGGGCCACGAGCTCGCCCTGCACAGCCGCGACCACCGGCGCCGGCTCGCGCAGGTGCCGTACGAGGAGTCCATGCGCGTGGTGGCGGAGTCGCGCGCCGTCGTGGAGCAGATCGCCGGGCAGCGGATCCACCTGTTCCGCCCGCCGTACGGGTCCCACACCGTGCGGCAGCGCCGCGGCTGGGCGCGCCAGGGCCTGCGCGTGGTGCTGTGGTCCTCGTCCGTCGAGGACTGGTACCACGGCGAGCAGGACGAGATGGAGCGCCGTGCGTACGCGTCGCTGCACCCCGGGGCGCTCGTGCTCATGCACGACACCCGCGCCGATCCGGAGACCGCCTCCGACCCGTCCGAGCTGCCCCGCCACGACCGCGCCGCGGTGCTCGACGCGCTGCTGCAGCGGATCGCCGCGGACGGCTACCGCACCCGCACCGCCGGTGAGCTGCTCGCCGAGTACCCGCCGGTGCGGGCGATGATGCGCGACATGATGCGCTGA